TCGTTCATGTCGAAATAATGGGCGACGTCCTTGCCGAAGCGTACCGTAGCTGCGGTCGGTTTCTCTTCGCTGTTGAAGAATATATTGCCGCTTTCGGATATCTTCGCAATAAGTGCGGTGCGTTCCGCTTCGCGTTCCCTGCGTGCCGTTTCGCGGCGTGCAGCTTCCGCGGGCGTCATTCTCATGAGATGCTCACGCGATTCCAGCGCGGATATCTTCTCCAGGAGGTATTTCTTTATATGTCCGCTCTTCGTCTCTTTTCCGATGAGATACCATTTGCCGTTGACAAAATGTACGACATACGGGATGAGCTCGACGGGATATTTCTGCGATGCAGCATAGCGGTAGTATTGGAACTTTATGCGCTCGAGATTGGCGGTATACTGAAGGATACGCTTGATATCGTCGCTGCTGACGGGGAATTTCGATACCGGCGGACGGGCCACGGTAATGACGTTCTCATAACCCTCGATGTTCTTATCGGCGATACCCGGTATGGGCTCATGTGAAAAGAGCTCCATCTTGTCGTTGATCTTCTGCAGAAAAGCGAGGAATTGTTTTTGCGAATCGTTCGTGGTTTGTCCGGCCGTGGTGAACCCGAAGCTCTTTCGCAGACGCTTTTTATCCGGGTCTGACAAGCTGTATATCCCGGTACGCGGGGTGAGTGTGAGGTTCGCCCCGGTAAGATCTTTGAGCGTATTTACATACCGCTCAAAGGACCGCTTTTTTATATACTTGCCGCACACCTCGGCATGGCTCGATATACGGCCGTCACGGAGCAGCGTCATAAGGAGTTCGTATATATACTGTATCTTCATGGACGGAGTATACCATCGATGGCGGGAGAATGCAATAAATGCCGTCAGAAAGCAAGCGACAGATACTGACGCCCCGCAGTGCTATGGTATGCATGTACGAACGCGTAGCAGGAGGCACGCCATGAACCGGCACGACAAGTATTTCCTCAGTATGGAATTCGCCCCGATACTCGTGCGGATATTGAAGCACCTCAGGGCGAAAGAGGTCGGCATGAACAGCATCGGGAACGCCATGAACTATATCGGGCTCCTGAAGCGTTTTTCCGTGCTTGTGCGCTGCCGCGAGAAGACCATCAAGGTACGCCGGGCAATACTTCATTCCATCAAGGACAGGAAGGACGGCATGGGGTATGCCAGCGTAATTGAGACGGACGCGAGAAAGGCGCTCGGGCTCATGATTGAGTACATGGAAGAGCGAATCACACGGGACGCAGTAAAAAAGCGCCGCGCCGAGATGTCCTCAAGCGTGCGCAGGAAGCTCGTCTATATCGCCGACACGCTCCATCTATCGCGAGCGGAACTGCGCATGATGACGGCGTCCGTCGTGGGGTATTTCTATCACCTGGACGAACTTGCCGGCATTGACGCATATGTGAATATCCTGGAAAAGGCCGATCATTTCGCGAAATTCGCCGATGTCCCGGTAACGCTCGTGAGCAACAGCGTGGTTGACGATCATGCGCTCTTCAATTCGGGGCTTTTCTCCGGCATCATCGACGGGGGTGTGTTCAGCATCATGCAGCCCTCGGTCGAGCTTTTCAACATGCTCTTTTCGGACACGGTGGAACCAAAGCGTATCTTTGATACATGTTTTACGGTCCCGAAATCCCCGCCGCTCCCGATACGGAATTTCTCGCACCTTGCGGATGAGACCGATACGATACATACGCTCCTTTTTTCTGCCATCGAGCACCGAACGCCCGGCGTGAACATACTTCTTTACGGAGAGCCGGGGACCGGAAAGACAGAATACGCGCGCAGCCTCCTTGCGGCGCATGGCTTCAGAGCGGTGCTCCTCAGTAACGGCCGCGATATTCAGTCGAAACTGAAGAAGAACCGATACTCCGACGACAAGCCGGACAAGGGCGACCTCGATGCCGTTCGCATTGGGCGCTATCGTCTCTGCCAGGCGGCGTATGTGAATGCCGGCAAGACCTGCATTATTTTTGACGAGGCGGATTCCATACTGAACACGGGGAGTCTCTTCGGCGAGGACGATAAGTCCGGGCTTGTACAT
The sequence above is a segment of the Spirochaetota bacterium genome. Coding sequences within it:
- a CDS encoding WYL domain-containing protein, which gives rise to MKIQYIYELLMTLLRDGRISSHAEVCGKYIKKRSFERYVNTLKDLTGANLTLTPRTGIYSLSDPDKKRLRKSFGFTTAGQTTNDSQKQFLAFLQKINDKMELFSHEPIPGIADKNIEGYENVITVARPPVSKFPVSSDDIKRILQYTANLERIKFQYYRYAASQKYPVELIPYVVHFVNGKWYLIGKETKSGHIKKYLLEKISALESREHLMRMTPAEAARRETARREREAERTALIAKISESGNIFFNSEEKPTAATVRFGKDVAHYFDMNDYGYKQSVKKRNADGSVDVSFQFTSFFEFWFFIAPWLNEAVILSPKEYKDDVVAFLKTACERILAN
- a CDS encoding AAA family ATPase produces the protein MNRHDKYFLSMEFAPILVRILKHLRAKEVGMNSIGNAMNYIGLLKRFSVLVRCREKTIKVRRAILHSIKDRKDGMGYASVIETDARKALGLMIEYMEERITRDAVKKRRAEMSSSVRRKLVYIADTLHLSRAELRMMTASVVGYFYHLDELAGIDAYVNILEKADHFAKFADVPVTLVSNSVVDDHALFNSGLFSGIIDGGVFSIMQPSVELFNMLFSDTVEPKRIFDTCFTVPKSPPLPIRNFSHLADETDTIHTLLFSAIEHRTPGVNILLYGEPGTGKTEYARSLLAAHGFRAVLLSNGRDIQSKLKKNRYSDDKPDKGDLDAVRIGRYRLCQAAYVNAGKTCIIFDEADSILNTGSLFGEDDKSGLVHLIENNAAPCIWIVNSMNGVHEAVRRRFIYSVLFRNISRDVTASIIHENLLTHKLSSVEEKRITDTIVKHHLSVGHAALAIRHVGNAVAPERDKQRLMTDILKKMTVLHDPDRREEAAAGMEHYTLGLVNIDQKPQTLIDSIEQFELLRTRTLSLPVRNINFLFHGPSGCGKSELSRYLAHRSGKDMIVKSASDLMNKYVGETEKIIRRAFREAEDSKSILVIDEADSFFQRRDGAMRNWEISEVNEMLNAMESFRGILICTTNFIEHFDNASMRRFAYKVRFDYLTPEQKVLAFGRFFGTLFDAAALAGVWDTVAAIPDLSIGDFKAVYQQIIFTKGLTPDTAVAALMRESRMKAVYRDKVIGFAG